The following coding sequences lie in one Colias croceus chromosome 1, ilColCroc2.1 genomic window:
- the LOC123696491 gene encoding uncharacterized protein LOC123696491 isoform X3: MSAGVRTAAGDSTPGSDGDRITRLFPKCRPKNMQHHHDRLNTAIEGRELNNMNNVSSDEDRENDVQPVIVNSKGAYKLRDSRIIEIAGGREVYSQSRTKAARKLRHNNTHKHNLRNKIRSISKDAADYGDTITNEISLHRINSEPKKMISRHTSPTYTNGDQILEQTMGIPKNSSPILDPHKIADVSAKSSPIAVVADGEVVVFDDNDDWKVILNSVSLGLRTEPDASDDEIDMSVKRTLDNLKNGDSEMNNRSESDGSDSSPSRDDVRLSDASPTGVWLSGDEDKNRVTRVIGELPIAEYEGSPRRYGIGTQKTHVRSPRPGFPQRIITESRDETPPPSSTAFDYLYEFSETRKVLEEFFRCPQQQNSNDEIVNFQELDYELRRQTQECPSENGIEGSDVEWPLADALHSPHTAHNHTNFLGLQQQRGRYNAPDMSALRASHSAAVDACEPDAPDSVCASPAVRDALALSSASDTPSDLSLALMENELSEMKVQMELNRVVGAHMPVVEDGLSSGHVSDSDNNNQIITIPAHSPMKIEEIVDSGTNTDPHLLSDADLHSLDPLACSSAPPPPAPAPHRPLEHAHALSPHAHAHVQHTPHAHSPHAMSPHAHTPHHHHAHVQHHDDVYPRKRPTSAQSNESVEIKPASGDEDEADTDLETDRLLGQQRTDDQGFFDDKGWRKPKSRTVMPSVGSTGTNRESHAHENNDPRDEDTLHNGKDKDAKKKSKNKEDIASVLIEGVLFRARYLGSTQLACEGQPTKATRMLQAEEAVSRIKSIFSVFLTPRPDPRRCRIPYWPASLLWISLLSLIRLARFASRKWCEGPYSGVYAAPAAVFRLAFLGSVEVDEDSRRRKRRPKKNMVEEAVTKIKALAPEGENQPSTEVDLFISTEKIMVLNTELKEIMMDHALRTISYIADIGDLVVLMARRRFVPHESDSDQPKLNRTPKMICHVFESEEAQFIAQSIGQAFQVAYMEFLKANGIEDHSFVKEMDYQEVLNSQEIFGDELQMFAKKKEVVVPKSKGEILGVVVVESGWGSMLPTVVIANLAPAGAAARCGQLNIGDQIIAINGVSLVGLPLSTCQTYIKNSKNQTVVKLTVVPCAPVVEVKIKRPDTKYQLGFSVQNGVICSLLRGGIAERGGVRVGHRIIEINSQSVVAVPHERIVNLLATSVGEILMKTMPTSMFRLLTGQENPVFI; the protein is encoded by the exons ATGAGCGCGGGCGTGCGCACCGCCGCGGGCGACTCCACGCCCGGCTCTGACGGCGATCGCATCACGCGCCTCTTTCCCAAGTGCAGACCGAAGAACATGCAGCACCACCacgatag aCTGAATACTGCCATAGAGGGTCGGGAGCTCAACAACATGAATAACGTGTCATCAGACGAGGATCGGGAAAATGACGTGCAGCCCGTCATAGTCAACTCCAAGGGTGCCTACAAGCTTAGGGATTCTAG AATAATAGAAATCGCCGGAGGGAGGGAAGTTTACTCCCAGAGTCGGACAAAAGCGGCGAGAAAATTACGTCACAACAACACGCATAAGCACAACTTGAGGAATAAAATAAGATCCATCAGCAAAGATGCTGCCGACTACGGAGATACCATCACAAACGAG ATATCCTTACACAGGATAAACAGTGAACCCAAAAAGATGATATCAAGACACACGTCACCAACATACACGAATGGTGATCAAATTCTAGAACAAACTATGGGAATACCCAAAAACAGTTCCCCCATACTCGACCCACATAAGATTGCCGATGTTAGCGCTAAGAGTAGTCCGATAGCAGTTGTAGCTGATGGTGAAGTCGTGGTCTTTGATGACAATGACGACTGGAAAG ttaTATTGAATTCTGTGTCTCTAGGTTTGAGGACGGAACCAGACGCTAGTGATGACGAAATCGATATGAGTGTTAAAAGGACTTTAGacaatttgaaaaatggtGATAGTGAAATGAACAATAGGAGTGAAAGTGATGGCAGTGACTCGAGTCCTTCGAGAGATGACGTCAGACTAAGTGATGCCAGCCCCACTGGTGTGTGGCTTTCTGGGGATGAAGACAAGAACAGGGTTACTAGGGTAATAGGTGAATTGCCGATCGCGGAGTATGAAGGATCACCGAGACGGTATGGCATTGGTACCCAAAAAACTCATGTTAGATCGCCGAGGCCTGGATTTCCTCAG CGAATTATAACAGAGAGTAGAGATGAAACCCCTCCACCAAGCTCAACAGCATTTGACTATTTGTACGAGTTCTCTGAGACGAGGAAGGTGCTCGAGGAATTCTTTAGATGTCCACAGCAACAGAATTCCAATGatgaaattgttaattttcaa GAGCTAGACTACGAGCTCCGTCGCCAGACACAAGAATGTCCTTCAGAAAACGGTATAGAAGGCAGCGATGTGGAATGGCCGCTCGCTGACGCGCTGCACTCACCGCACACCGCGCACAACCATACTAACTTCCTTGGCCTACAG CAACAGCGCGGACGCTACAACGCCCCAGACATGTCGGCACTCCGCGCGTCGCACTCCGCGGCGGTGGACGCGTGCGAGCCCGACGCGCCCGACAGCGTGTGTGCGTCACCTGCTGTTAGGGACGCGCTAGCGTTGTCGTCTGCTAGTGATACGCCTAGTGACTTGTCGCTTGCGCTTATGGAGAACGAGCTGAGCGAAATGAAAG tACAAATGGAGCTGAACCGCGTAGTGGGCGCGCACATGCCGGTGGTTGAAGATGGTCTCTCGTCAGGACACGTATCCGACAGTGATAATAATAACCAGATTATTACTATACCg GCGCattcaccgatgaagatagaGGAAATCGTAGATAGCGGGACTAACACAGACCCACATTTATTGTCTGATGCGGACTTGCATTCTTTGGATCCATTGG CGTGCAGCTCAGCCCCGCCTCCCCCCGCCCCAGCTCCGCACCGACCACTCGAACACGCGCATGCGCTCTCCCCGCACGCGCATGCGCACGTGCAGCACACGCCGCATGCGCACAGCCCGCACGCCATGTCGCCCCATGCGCACACGCCGCACCACCACCATGCGCACGTGCAGCACCATGATGACGTGTATCCCAG GAAAAGACCAACATCAGCTCAGAGCAACGAATCGGTAGAAATCAAACCTGCGAGTGGAGATGaag ACGAAGCAGACACTGATTTGGAGACAGATAGACTACTGGGACAGCAGAGAACTGACGATCAAGGATTCTTTGATGACAAA GGCTGGCGCAAACCAAAATCGCGGACAGTGATGCCATCTGTGGGCTCGACGGGAACTAACAGGGAGTCGCACGCGCATGAAAACAATGATCCGAGAGACGAAGATACGCTTCATAATGGGAAG GATAAAGATGCAAAGAAGAagagtaaaaataaagaag ACATCGCTTCAGTCCTCATAGAGGGTGTATTATTCCGGGCCCGGTATCTCGGTTCCACACAACTGGCCTGCGAGGGACAGCCAACCAAAGCCACTAGAATGCTGCAGGCTGAAGAAGCTGTATCTAGGATTAAG AGTATTTTTTCAGTGTTCCTCACCCCTCGACCTGACCCAAGAAGATGTCGGATCCCGTATTGGCCGGCTAGCCTCCTCTGGATATCTTTACTGTCGCTTATTCGCTTAGCTCGCTTTGCATCCCGTAAG TGGTGCGAGGGCCCGTACAGCGGCGTGTACGCGGCGCCCGCGGCGGTGTTCCGCCTCGCCTTCCTGGGCTCGGTCGAGGTGGACGAGGACTCGAGGCGACGCAAACGACGCCCCAAAAAGAACATGGTGGAAGAGGCGGTCACTAAGATCAAG GCTTtg GCCCCCGAGGGTGAAAACCAGCCAAGCACAGAGGTGGATCTATTCATATCAACGGAAAAGATAATGGTCCTGAATACGGAACTAAAGGAGATCATGATGGACCACGCTCTACGGACGATCTCATACATCGCAGATATTGGAGACTTGGTAGTTCTGATGGCCAGGAGACGCTTCGTGCCGCATGAAAGTGATTCTGATCAGCCGAAACTGAACCGTACGCCCAAAATGATATGCCACGTTTTTGAGAGTGAGGAG GCTCAATTCATCGCCCAGTCTATTGGCCAAGCTTTCCAAGTGGCATATATGGAGTTCCTTAAAGCCAATGGGATCGAAGACCACAGCTTCGTCAAGGAAATGGATTATCAGGAAGTGCTCAACAGCCAGGAGATATTTGGAGATGAGTTGCAAATGTTCGCTAAGAAG AAAGAGGTGGTGGTGCCGAAGAGCAAGGGGGAGATCCTGGGGGTGGTGGTGGTGGAGTCGGGCTGGGGGTCCATGCTGCCCACCGTTGTGATCGCCAACCTGGCGCCCGCGGGGGCTGCGGCTAGGTGTGGACAGCTTAATATTG GAGACCAAATAATAGCCATCAATGGAGTCAGTCTGGTCGGTCTCCCGCTATCCACCTGCCAGACGTACATCAAGAACTCCAAGAACCAGACCGTTGTGAAACTGACCGTTGTACCTTGTGCTCCTGTTGTGGAAGTGAAGATCAAACGACCAGACACTAAATATCAGCTCGGTTTTAGTGTTCAGAATGGTGTG ATATGCAGTCTCCTCCGCGGCGGTATAGCTGAGCGTGGTGGAGTTCGCGTCGGACACCGCATCATTGAGATCAACTCACAAAGTGTGGTCGCCGTACCTCATGAGAGGATTGTTAACTTGCTCGCTACTTCTGTAGGGGAG ATCCTAATGAAGACGATGCCTACATCAATGTTCCGACTGCTCACCGGCCAAGAGAACCCCGTGTTCATATAA
- the LOC123696491 gene encoding uncharacterized protein LOC123696491 isoform X10, which yields MSAGVRTAAGDSTPGSDGDRITRLFPKCRPKNMQHHHDRLNTAIEGRELNNMNNVSSDEDRENDVQPVIVNSKGAYKLRDSRIIEIAGGREVYSQSRTKAARKLRHNNTHKHNLRNKIRSISKDAADYGDTITNEISLHRINSEPKKMISRHTSPTYTNGDQILEQTMGIPKNSSPILDPHKIADVSAKSSPIAVVADGEVVVFDDNDDWKVILNSVSLGLRTEPDASDDEIDMSVKRTLDNLKNGDSEMNNRSESDGSDSSPSRDDVRLSDASPTGVWLSGDEDKNRVTRVIGELPIAEYEGSPRRYGIGTQKTHVRSPRPGFPQRIITESRDETPPPSSTAFDYLYEFSETRKVLEEFFRCPQQQNSNDEIVNFQELDYELRRQTQECPSENGIEGSDVEWPLADALHSPHTAHNHTNFLGLQQQRGRYNAPDMSALRASHSAAVDACEPDAPDSVCASPAVRDALALSSASDTPSDLSLALMENELSEMKVQMELNRVVGAHMPVVEDGLSSGHVSDSDNNNQIITIPAHSPMKIEEIVDSGTNTDPHLLSDADLHSLDPLACSSAPPPPAPAPHRPLEHAHALSPHAHAHVQHTPHAHSPHAMSPHAHTPHHHHAHVQHHDDVYPRKRPTSAQSNESVEIKPASGDEDEADTDLETDRLLGQQRTDDQGFFDDKGWRKPKSRTVMPSVGSTGTNRESHAHENNDPRDEDTLHNGKDKDAKKKSKNKEVLIEGVLFRARYLGSTQLACEGQPTKATRMLQAEEAVSRIKAPEGENQPSTEVDLFISTEKIMVLNTELKEIMMDHALRTISYIADIGDLVVLMARRRFVPHESDSDQPKLNRTPKMICHVFESEEAQFIAQSIGQAFQVAYMEFLKANGIEDHSFVKEMDYQEVLNSQEIFGDELQMFAKKELQKEVVVPKSKGEILGVVVVESGWGSMLPTVVIANLAPAGAAARCGQLNIGDQIIAINGVSLVGLPLSTCQTYIKNSKNQTVVKLTVVPCAPVVEVKIKRPDTKYQLGFSVQNGVICSLLRGGIAERGGVRVGHRIIEINSQSVVAVPHERIVNLLATSVGEILMKTMPTSMFRLLTGQENPVFI from the exons ATGAGCGCGGGCGTGCGCACCGCCGCGGGCGACTCCACGCCCGGCTCTGACGGCGATCGCATCACGCGCCTCTTTCCCAAGTGCAGACCGAAGAACATGCAGCACCACCacgatag aCTGAATACTGCCATAGAGGGTCGGGAGCTCAACAACATGAATAACGTGTCATCAGACGAGGATCGGGAAAATGACGTGCAGCCCGTCATAGTCAACTCCAAGGGTGCCTACAAGCTTAGGGATTCTAG AATAATAGAAATCGCCGGAGGGAGGGAAGTTTACTCCCAGAGTCGGACAAAAGCGGCGAGAAAATTACGTCACAACAACACGCATAAGCACAACTTGAGGAATAAAATAAGATCCATCAGCAAAGATGCTGCCGACTACGGAGATACCATCACAAACGAG ATATCCTTACACAGGATAAACAGTGAACCCAAAAAGATGATATCAAGACACACGTCACCAACATACACGAATGGTGATCAAATTCTAGAACAAACTATGGGAATACCCAAAAACAGTTCCCCCATACTCGACCCACATAAGATTGCCGATGTTAGCGCTAAGAGTAGTCCGATAGCAGTTGTAGCTGATGGTGAAGTCGTGGTCTTTGATGACAATGACGACTGGAAAG ttaTATTGAATTCTGTGTCTCTAGGTTTGAGGACGGAACCAGACGCTAGTGATGACGAAATCGATATGAGTGTTAAAAGGACTTTAGacaatttgaaaaatggtGATAGTGAAATGAACAATAGGAGTGAAAGTGATGGCAGTGACTCGAGTCCTTCGAGAGATGACGTCAGACTAAGTGATGCCAGCCCCACTGGTGTGTGGCTTTCTGGGGATGAAGACAAGAACAGGGTTACTAGGGTAATAGGTGAATTGCCGATCGCGGAGTATGAAGGATCACCGAGACGGTATGGCATTGGTACCCAAAAAACTCATGTTAGATCGCCGAGGCCTGGATTTCCTCAG CGAATTATAACAGAGAGTAGAGATGAAACCCCTCCACCAAGCTCAACAGCATTTGACTATTTGTACGAGTTCTCTGAGACGAGGAAGGTGCTCGAGGAATTCTTTAGATGTCCACAGCAACAGAATTCCAATGatgaaattgttaattttcaa GAGCTAGACTACGAGCTCCGTCGCCAGACACAAGAATGTCCTTCAGAAAACGGTATAGAAGGCAGCGATGTGGAATGGCCGCTCGCTGACGCGCTGCACTCACCGCACACCGCGCACAACCATACTAACTTCCTTGGCCTACAG CAACAGCGCGGACGCTACAACGCCCCAGACATGTCGGCACTCCGCGCGTCGCACTCCGCGGCGGTGGACGCGTGCGAGCCCGACGCGCCCGACAGCGTGTGTGCGTCACCTGCTGTTAGGGACGCGCTAGCGTTGTCGTCTGCTAGTGATACGCCTAGTGACTTGTCGCTTGCGCTTATGGAGAACGAGCTGAGCGAAATGAAAG tACAAATGGAGCTGAACCGCGTAGTGGGCGCGCACATGCCGGTGGTTGAAGATGGTCTCTCGTCAGGACACGTATCCGACAGTGATAATAATAACCAGATTATTACTATACCg GCGCattcaccgatgaagatagaGGAAATCGTAGATAGCGGGACTAACACAGACCCACATTTATTGTCTGATGCGGACTTGCATTCTTTGGATCCATTGG CGTGCAGCTCAGCCCCGCCTCCCCCCGCCCCAGCTCCGCACCGACCACTCGAACACGCGCATGCGCTCTCCCCGCACGCGCATGCGCACGTGCAGCACACGCCGCATGCGCACAGCCCGCACGCCATGTCGCCCCATGCGCACACGCCGCACCACCACCATGCGCACGTGCAGCACCATGATGACGTGTATCCCAG GAAAAGACCAACATCAGCTCAGAGCAACGAATCGGTAGAAATCAAACCTGCGAGTGGAGATGaag ACGAAGCAGACACTGATTTGGAGACAGATAGACTACTGGGACAGCAGAGAACTGACGATCAAGGATTCTTTGATGACAAA GGCTGGCGCAAACCAAAATCGCGGACAGTGATGCCATCTGTGGGCTCGACGGGAACTAACAGGGAGTCGCACGCGCATGAAAACAATGATCCGAGAGACGAAGATACGCTTCATAATGGGAAG GATAAAGATGCAAAGAAGAagagtaaaaataaagaag TCCTCATAGAGGGTGTATTATTCCGGGCCCGGTATCTCGGTTCCACACAACTGGCCTGCGAGGGACAGCCAACCAAAGCCACTAGAATGCTGCAGGCTGAAGAAGCTGTATCTAGGATTAAG GCCCCCGAGGGTGAAAACCAGCCAAGCACAGAGGTGGATCTATTCATATCAACGGAAAAGATAATGGTCCTGAATACGGAACTAAAGGAGATCATGATGGACCACGCTCTACGGACGATCTCATACATCGCAGATATTGGAGACTTGGTAGTTCTGATGGCCAGGAGACGCTTCGTGCCGCATGAAAGTGATTCTGATCAGCCGAAACTGAACCGTACGCCCAAAATGATATGCCACGTTTTTGAGAGTGAGGAG GCTCAATTCATCGCCCAGTCTATTGGCCAAGCTTTCCAAGTGGCATATATGGAGTTCCTTAAAGCCAATGGGATCGAAGACCACAGCTTCGTCAAGGAAATGGATTATCAGGAAGTGCTCAACAGCCAGGAGATATTTGGAGATGAGTTGCAAATGTTCGCTAAGAAG GAGTTACAGAAAGAGGTGGTGGTGCCGAAGAGCAAGGGGGAGATCCTGGGGGTGGTGGTGGTGGAGTCGGGCTGGGGGTCCATGCTGCCCACCGTTGTGATCGCCAACCTGGCGCCCGCGGGGGCTGCGGCTAGGTGTGGACAGCTTAATATTG GAGACCAAATAATAGCCATCAATGGAGTCAGTCTGGTCGGTCTCCCGCTATCCACCTGCCAGACGTACATCAAGAACTCCAAGAACCAGACCGTTGTGAAACTGACCGTTGTACCTTGTGCTCCTGTTGTGGAAGTGAAGATCAAACGACCAGACACTAAATATCAGCTCGGTTTTAGTGTTCAGAATGGTGTG ATATGCAGTCTCCTCCGCGGCGGTATAGCTGAGCGTGGTGGAGTTCGCGTCGGACACCGCATCATTGAGATCAACTCACAAAGTGTGGTCGCCGTACCTCATGAGAGGATTGTTAACTTGCTCGCTACTTCTGTAGGGGAG ATCCTAATGAAGACGATGCCTACATCAATGTTCCGACTGCTCACCGGCCAAGAGAACCCCGTGTTCATATAA
- the LOC123696491 gene encoding uncharacterized protein LOC123696491 isoform X2 encodes MSAGVRTAAGDSTPGSDGDRITRLFPKCRPKNMQHHHDRLNTAIEGRELNNMNNVSSDEDRENDVQPVIVNSKGAYKLRDSRIIEIAGGREVYSQSRTKAARKLRHNNTHKHNLRNKIRSISKDAADYGDTITNEISLHRINSEPKKMISRHTSPTYTNGDQILEQTMGIPKNSSPILDPHKIADVSAKSSPIAVVADGEVVVFDDNDDWKVILNSVSLGLRTEPDASDDEIDMSVKRTLDNLKNGDSEMNNRSESDGSDSSPSRDDVRLSDASPTGVWLSGDEDKNRVTRVIGELPIAEYEGSPRRYGIGTQKTHVRSPRPGFPQRIITESRDETPPPSSTAFDYLYEFSETRKVLEEFFRCPQQQNSNDEIVNFQELDYELRRQTQECPSENGIEGSDVEWPLADALHSPHTAHNHTNFLGLQQQRGRYNAPDMSALRASHSAAVDACEPDAPDSVCASPAVRDALALSSASDTPSDLSLALMENELSEMKVQMELNRVVGAHMPVVEDGLSSGHVSDSDNNNQIITIPAHSPMKIEEIVDSGTNTDPHLLSDADLHSLDPLACSSAPPPPAPAPHRPLEHAHALSPHAHAHVQHTPHAHSPHAMSPHAHTPHHHHAHVQHHDDVYPRKRPTSAQSNESVEIKPASGDEDEADTDLETDRLLGQQRTDDQGFFDDKGWRKPKSRTVMPSVGSTGTNRESHAHENNDPRDEDTLHNGKDKDAKKKSKNKEDIASVLIEGVLFRARYLGSTQLACEGQPTKATRMLQAEEAVSRIKSIFSVFLTPRPDPRRCRIPYWPASLLWISLLSLIRLARFASRKWCEGPYSGVYAAPAAVFRLAFLGSVEVDEDSRRRKRRPKKNMVEEAVTKIKAPEGENQPSTEVDLFISTEKIMVLNTELKEIMMDHALRTISYIADIGDLVVLMARRRFVPHESDSDQPKLNRTPKMICHVFESEEAQFIAQSIGQAFQVAYMEFLKANGIEDHSFVKEMDYQEVLNSQEIFGDELQMFAKKELQKEVVVPKSKGEILGVVVVESGWGSMLPTVVIANLAPAGAAARCGQLNIGDQIIAINGVSLVGLPLSTCQTYIKNSKNQTVVKLTVVPCAPVVEVKIKRPDTKYQLGFSVQNGVICSLLRGGIAERGGVRVGHRIIEINSQSVVAVPHERIVNLLATSVGEILMKTMPTSMFRLLTGQENPVFI; translated from the exons ATGAGCGCGGGCGTGCGCACCGCCGCGGGCGACTCCACGCCCGGCTCTGACGGCGATCGCATCACGCGCCTCTTTCCCAAGTGCAGACCGAAGAACATGCAGCACCACCacgatag aCTGAATACTGCCATAGAGGGTCGGGAGCTCAACAACATGAATAACGTGTCATCAGACGAGGATCGGGAAAATGACGTGCAGCCCGTCATAGTCAACTCCAAGGGTGCCTACAAGCTTAGGGATTCTAG AATAATAGAAATCGCCGGAGGGAGGGAAGTTTACTCCCAGAGTCGGACAAAAGCGGCGAGAAAATTACGTCACAACAACACGCATAAGCACAACTTGAGGAATAAAATAAGATCCATCAGCAAAGATGCTGCCGACTACGGAGATACCATCACAAACGAG ATATCCTTACACAGGATAAACAGTGAACCCAAAAAGATGATATCAAGACACACGTCACCAACATACACGAATGGTGATCAAATTCTAGAACAAACTATGGGAATACCCAAAAACAGTTCCCCCATACTCGACCCACATAAGATTGCCGATGTTAGCGCTAAGAGTAGTCCGATAGCAGTTGTAGCTGATGGTGAAGTCGTGGTCTTTGATGACAATGACGACTGGAAAG ttaTATTGAATTCTGTGTCTCTAGGTTTGAGGACGGAACCAGACGCTAGTGATGACGAAATCGATATGAGTGTTAAAAGGACTTTAGacaatttgaaaaatggtGATAGTGAAATGAACAATAGGAGTGAAAGTGATGGCAGTGACTCGAGTCCTTCGAGAGATGACGTCAGACTAAGTGATGCCAGCCCCACTGGTGTGTGGCTTTCTGGGGATGAAGACAAGAACAGGGTTACTAGGGTAATAGGTGAATTGCCGATCGCGGAGTATGAAGGATCACCGAGACGGTATGGCATTGGTACCCAAAAAACTCATGTTAGATCGCCGAGGCCTGGATTTCCTCAG CGAATTATAACAGAGAGTAGAGATGAAACCCCTCCACCAAGCTCAACAGCATTTGACTATTTGTACGAGTTCTCTGAGACGAGGAAGGTGCTCGAGGAATTCTTTAGATGTCCACAGCAACAGAATTCCAATGatgaaattgttaattttcaa GAGCTAGACTACGAGCTCCGTCGCCAGACACAAGAATGTCCTTCAGAAAACGGTATAGAAGGCAGCGATGTGGAATGGCCGCTCGCTGACGCGCTGCACTCACCGCACACCGCGCACAACCATACTAACTTCCTTGGCCTACAG CAACAGCGCGGACGCTACAACGCCCCAGACATGTCGGCACTCCGCGCGTCGCACTCCGCGGCGGTGGACGCGTGCGAGCCCGACGCGCCCGACAGCGTGTGTGCGTCACCTGCTGTTAGGGACGCGCTAGCGTTGTCGTCTGCTAGTGATACGCCTAGTGACTTGTCGCTTGCGCTTATGGAGAACGAGCTGAGCGAAATGAAAG tACAAATGGAGCTGAACCGCGTAGTGGGCGCGCACATGCCGGTGGTTGAAGATGGTCTCTCGTCAGGACACGTATCCGACAGTGATAATAATAACCAGATTATTACTATACCg GCGCattcaccgatgaagatagaGGAAATCGTAGATAGCGGGACTAACACAGACCCACATTTATTGTCTGATGCGGACTTGCATTCTTTGGATCCATTGG CGTGCAGCTCAGCCCCGCCTCCCCCCGCCCCAGCTCCGCACCGACCACTCGAACACGCGCATGCGCTCTCCCCGCACGCGCATGCGCACGTGCAGCACACGCCGCATGCGCACAGCCCGCACGCCATGTCGCCCCATGCGCACACGCCGCACCACCACCATGCGCACGTGCAGCACCATGATGACGTGTATCCCAG GAAAAGACCAACATCAGCTCAGAGCAACGAATCGGTAGAAATCAAACCTGCGAGTGGAGATGaag ACGAAGCAGACACTGATTTGGAGACAGATAGACTACTGGGACAGCAGAGAACTGACGATCAAGGATTCTTTGATGACAAA GGCTGGCGCAAACCAAAATCGCGGACAGTGATGCCATCTGTGGGCTCGACGGGAACTAACAGGGAGTCGCACGCGCATGAAAACAATGATCCGAGAGACGAAGATACGCTTCATAATGGGAAG GATAAAGATGCAAAGAAGAagagtaaaaataaagaag ACATCGCTTCAGTCCTCATAGAGGGTGTATTATTCCGGGCCCGGTATCTCGGTTCCACACAACTGGCCTGCGAGGGACAGCCAACCAAAGCCACTAGAATGCTGCAGGCTGAAGAAGCTGTATCTAGGATTAAG AGTATTTTTTCAGTGTTCCTCACCCCTCGACCTGACCCAAGAAGATGTCGGATCCCGTATTGGCCGGCTAGCCTCCTCTGGATATCTTTACTGTCGCTTATTCGCTTAGCTCGCTTTGCATCCCGTAAG TGGTGCGAGGGCCCGTACAGCGGCGTGTACGCGGCGCCCGCGGCGGTGTTCCGCCTCGCCTTCCTGGGCTCGGTCGAGGTGGACGAGGACTCGAGGCGACGCAAACGACGCCCCAAAAAGAACATGGTGGAAGAGGCGGTCACTAAGATCAAG GCCCCCGAGGGTGAAAACCAGCCAAGCACAGAGGTGGATCTATTCATATCAACGGAAAAGATAATGGTCCTGAATACGGAACTAAAGGAGATCATGATGGACCACGCTCTACGGACGATCTCATACATCGCAGATATTGGAGACTTGGTAGTTCTGATGGCCAGGAGACGCTTCGTGCCGCATGAAAGTGATTCTGATCAGCCGAAACTGAACCGTACGCCCAAAATGATATGCCACGTTTTTGAGAGTGAGGAG GCTCAATTCATCGCCCAGTCTATTGGCCAAGCTTTCCAAGTGGCATATATGGAGTTCCTTAAAGCCAATGGGATCGAAGACCACAGCTTCGTCAAGGAAATGGATTATCAGGAAGTGCTCAACAGCCAGGAGATATTTGGAGATGAGTTGCAAATGTTCGCTAAGAAG GAGTTACAGAAAGAGGTGGTGGTGCCGAAGAGCAAGGGGGAGATCCTGGGGGTGGTGGTGGTGGAGTCGGGCTGGGGGTCCATGCTGCCCACCGTTGTGATCGCCAACCTGGCGCCCGCGGGGGCTGCGGCTAGGTGTGGACAGCTTAATATTG GAGACCAAATAATAGCCATCAATGGAGTCAGTCTGGTCGGTCTCCCGCTATCCACCTGCCAGACGTACATCAAGAACTCCAAGAACCAGACCGTTGTGAAACTGACCGTTGTACCTTGTGCTCCTGTTGTGGAAGTGAAGATCAAACGACCAGACACTAAATATCAGCTCGGTTTTAGTGTTCAGAATGGTGTG ATATGCAGTCTCCTCCGCGGCGGTATAGCTGAGCGTGGTGGAGTTCGCGTCGGACACCGCATCATTGAGATCAACTCACAAAGTGTGGTCGCCGTACCTCATGAGAGGATTGTTAACTTGCTCGCTACTTCTGTAGGGGAG ATCCTAATGAAGACGATGCCTACATCAATGTTCCGACTGCTCACCGGCCAAGAGAACCCCGTGTTCATATAA